The genomic segment TTGCTTGATGTTTTCTGCCCGGAAAATAATCCAGCCAATCAGTACAAGCAGGAAGGTGAAAAGTATTTGGACGAATTCTTTCATGGAAGGTAATAATCGCCCCGCCGCTACATTATTTGTGTGTTTTCTGTTCTTTCCCAAAAGCATCAGTGGAAAGAACAGTAGCGCATGATAAACGCCCCACATAATGAATGTCCAGTTTGCCCCGTGCCACAAACCGCTGACGAGAAAGATAATCAGCGTATTCCTCATGACCTTCCAACGTGCGCATCGGCTGCCACCGAGAGGTATGTAAATGTAGTCGCGAAACCATGTGGTCAGCGATATATGCCAACGGCGCCAGAACTCGGCAATGTCGCGTGAGAAATAAGGAAAGCTGAAGTTACGCATCAGGTTGATACCGAACAGGCGCGCCGTACCGATAGCGATGTCCGAGTAACCGGAAAAGTCTCCATAAATCTGAAGTGTGAAGAGGAAGCCGCCCATTAATAGCGTAAAGCCGGACTGGTCGGTATAGTTTCCCCAGATTAAGTTAACAGCGGTAGCGCAGTTGTCCGCCACTACCATCTTCTTGAAGAATCCCCAAAGTATCTGTCGGCAACCATCCACGGCTTGCGCATAGTTGAAAGTATGCGACTTGTAGAACTGTGGCAACAGGTTGGTGGCGCGTTCTATCGGCCCTGCTACCAACTGTGGAAAGAAGCTGATGTAGGCAAAAAAGGCAATGATATCTTTGCAAACCGGTAATTTCTTTTGGTAAACGTCAATACTGTAGCTCAATGCCTGAAAGGTGTAGAAACTGATACCTACGGGCAAGAGGATGTCAAGTGTTACCCAGTCTATCTGCCAACCTATGTTACCGAACAGGGCGGCGAAGTTTTCCGCAAAGAAGTTATAGTATTTGAATACGCCGAGAATGGAAAGATTTAGTACGATGTTGATAGCGCTAAGGGCTTTCTGCCGCTTCTGTTGTCCTTCGTACCGGGCAATGAGTCGTCCGCTGACATAACTGAATAGCGTGGTGAGGGCGATAAGTATCAGGAAGCGCCAGTCCCACCAACCATAGAACACATAACTGGCAACGACCAAAAAAAGGTTTTGCCACTTCAACCGTTTAAATACAAACCAATAGAGCAGGAAGACTATCGGCAAGAAAAGCAGGAACTCAAAAGAATTGAATAACATGATTCTTAATATGCCTATAAGTCTTCAAAGTGGGCGGTGCTGATTAATATGAGAAGAGCGTGAGACTTGTTCTACTCATCAAGTATCAGGTATCTGGAAAAACCTAGCAAGAATGAGTGAAGAAACAATATTCCCACGCTGTAGTATGATGAACAAGATACAGTATGGACTGTTCTCGTACATATACAAACAGAATGAGCGTTACATTGTCTTCATCCCCTTGCCTTGAAATTTTCCAGATTTCGATACTTAGGATAAAGCAGAAAACGCTTTCTACTGTCCGGCAATTTCTCCTGTCGGACGCTGCAAAGTTACGCTTTCTTTTTACAATATAACGCTCAGTGAGAATATTATTCCTGCAAGAATATTAAAATATTTCTCTTTAGGCTGATAAAAATGTTTTAATACTGATGCCGTTTCATTAAAAGTGGGGATGCTATTAAAAAGACTCCGCTTTTAACTTTTCAGCTAAAAGCGGAGTCTTTTATTTATGATATAAGTTTTAAAGTCCTGCCAATTCTATTACTTTATCTACCGCTGCACTCAACCCGTCAGGATTTTTACCGCCGGCAGTTGCGAAATGCGGCTGGCCGCCGCCGCCACCTTGAATCAGCTTGGCGGCTTCTTTCACAAGATTGCCTGCTTTTAGACCGCCGGCTACAAGGTTGTCACTTAGCATTACTGTCAGCATCGGTTTTCCTTCGAATACTGTTCCTGCAACGAAGAAGAGGTTTTCTGTGATTTCTCCGCGGAGCTGGAAAGCGATATTCTTGATTGCGTCGGCGGGTATCATGGCTGCACAGAACTTGATAACTTTCACACCGTTTATTTCCTGAATATTTTGCAGAAGTTTTTCCTTCAGTTGCGCTTCTTTCTCTTTCATGAAGTCTTCCACCTGTTTCTTCAAACCGGCATTTTCTTCGATATACTTGCGGATTGCACCGGACAAGTCGGGAGCATTGTTGAAGAGTGCTTTCAAATCGCGCATTGTATCCTGGAATGTATCAAGCATTTCTTCTACGCGGGCTCCGGTATAGGCTTCGATACGGCGGACACCGGCGGCAACGGAACTTTCGGATACAATTTTCATCATCCCGATGTTTCCGGTAGCGGCTACGTGTGTGCCACCGCAGAATTCAATGGAGGAACCGAACTGGATAACACGTACGTGGTCACCATACTTCTCGCCGAACAACGCAATAGCTCCCAATTCTTTAGCTTCTTCAATAGGTATATTGCGATATTCTTTCAAAGGAATATTGGCGCGTATCTTGGCATTTACAATGTGTTCTACCTGACGAATCTCCTCATCTGTTACTTTCTGGAAATGAGAGAAGTCGAAACGCAGAGAGTCCGAATTCACTAAAGAGCCTTTCTGTTCAACATGGTCGCCCAACACTTCGCGTAATGCAGCGTCCAACAAGTGGGTGGCAGAATGGTTGGCGGCGCAAGCGGCACGCTTGTCGGTATCCACGCAAGCCATCATCGGAGCTTCCAGATGTTCGGGCAGCTTCTTGGTGATATGGATAGGAAGGTTGTTCTCCTTTTTTGTATCAATAACTTCAATCGTTTCAAATTCGTTCACCAGCACGCCGGTATCGCCTACCTGACCGCCGCTTTCGGCATAGAACGGAGTCTTGTCCAGTACAATCTGGTACAATGTTTGGTTTTTCTGCTTAATCTGCCGGTAACGCAGGATGGATGTTTCGTATTCCGTATAGTCATAGCCTACGAATTCGGTTGTGCCTTCTTGCAGCGTAATCCAGTCGCCGGTTTCAACGGCAGCGGCGTTGCGTGCGCGCTGTTTTTGCTGTTGCATTTCTGCGTCAAACTCTTTGATGTCGGCCGTCATGTCGTTTTCGCGGAGAATCAGTTCCGTAAGGTCGAGTGGAAAGCCAAAAGTATCATAAAGCGTAAAGGCGTCCTTGCCGCTGATTTCGGTCTTTCCGGCTGCTTTGGCATCTGCCATGGTCTTATCCAACAAACGAATACCGGTCTCCAAAGTGCGGAGGAAGGAATCTTCTTCTTCCTTGATGACTTTGGCTATCAACTCTTTCTGTACATTCAGTTCGGGATACGCACCGCCCATATTCTCAATCAGTACAGGTAATAATTTGTACATGAATGCCTGCTTCTGTCCGAGGAACGTATAGCCGTAGCGTACTGCACGACGAAGAATACGTCGTATTACGTAACCTGCCTTGGCATTACTTGGCAATTGGCCGTCTGTGATAGAGAAAGCGATTGTACGGATGTGGTCGGCAATCACACGCATGGCAATGTCCTGTTGCTCGTTTACACCGTATGTAGTTCCTGCCATGTCTCCGATAGCCTTCAATATAGGCTGGAAGACATCGGTATCATAGTTGGAGGTTTTGCCTTGCAGAGTGCGCACCAGACGTTCAAAGCCCATACCCGTATCAATTACTTTGGCGGGAAGCCCTTCGAGGCTGCCGTCTGCCTTGCGGTTGAACTGCATGAATACGAGGTTCCAGATTTCGATAACCTGCGGGTGGTCTTTGTTTACGAGTTGCGAACCGGGAACTTTGGCTTTTTCTTCTTCCGAACGTGAATCCACATGAATTTCGGAGCAGGGGCCACAAGGACCTGTATCGCCCATTTCCCAGAAGTTGTCGTGTTTGTTTCCGTTGAGGATATGGTCTTTCGGCAGGAACTGTTCCCAGTAGGAGGCTGCTTCATTGTCACGTTCCAGACCCTCTTCGGGGCTACCTTCGAAGACGGTGGCATAGAGATCTTTCGGATCCAGCTTCAATACGTCTACCAGATATTCCCATGCCCAAGAGATAGCTTCTTTCTTGAAGTAATCACCGAACGACCAGTTGCCCAGCATCTCGAACATTGTGTGGTGATAGGTATCATGGCCTACTTCTTCCAAGTCATTATGTTTTCCGCTGACGCGAAGACACTTCTGTGAATCCGCCACTCTTTTATATTTCGCCGGGTGGTTACCCAAAATAATATCTTTAAACTGGTTCATACCCGCGTTGGTAAACATCAGCGTGGGGTCATCTTTAATCACCATGGGAGCCGAAGGCACAATCTGGTGACCTTTACTTTCGAAAAAACTCTTGAACGAGTCTCTGATTTCATTTGCAGTCAACATACTTCTTATTTCTGATTTATGATTTCTGAATTTACAGCTTGTGATTTATGACTTACATATTCTATGATTTATCTCTTCTATAAATCATAAATCATAAATCATAAATCTTATAATTCTTGAAAAAACAGTGCAAAGATAGCTTGTTTTTCGTATTTTTGCCGCATTGATAATGAAATATTTACTCCCGATGCGCAAAGTTTACTACATTTATAATCCGCGGACACAGACTTATGACCGAATTTATCCAACCGTCCGGCAACGTGCGTTGAGCATATTACGCCGGTTATTTTTTGGCATGGGACTGGGAGCTGGCAGTTTCATCGTATTATTGCTGATTTTCGGTTCGCCCTCCGAGAAGGAGTTGCGGAAAGAAAACAGCCAGCTTAAGGCGCAATATAATGTACTCTCGCGGAGAATGGACGAGGCTATGGGGGTGTTGCAGGATGTGCAGCAACGTGACGATAATCTGTATCGGGTCATTTTTCAGGCCGATCCGGTGCCTTCGGCTATTCGTAAGGCGGGATATGGCGGCACAAACCGTTATGAGCATTTAATGGATATGGCGAATTCCGATTTGGTAGTGAACACTACGCAGAAAATGGATATGCTCACGAAACAGCTTTATATTCAGTCACGTTCGTTTGACGATGTGGTGGAGATGTGCAAGAATCATGATGAGATGTTGCGTTGCATACCTGCCATCCAACCTATTTCGAATAAGGATTTGCGTAAGACTGCCTCCGGTTACGGAACACGTATTGATCCTATTTACGGGACTACCAAGTTTCATGCAGGCATGGACTTTTCGGCGCATCCAGGTACGGAAGTTTACGCAACCGGTGACGGTACGGTGGTGAAAATGGGGTGGGAAACCGGTTACGGAAATCTTATCATCGTGGATCATGGCTTTGGCTATCAGACATGGTATGCCCACCTGCAAGGGTTCCGCACCAAGCTCGGTAAACGGGTAGTGCGGGGTGAAGTGATAGGCGAAGTGGGGAGTACCGGAAAAAGCACAGGCCCGCATCTTCATTACGAGGTGCATGTAAAGGGGCAGGTGGTGAATCCCGTAAACTATTACTTTATGGATTTGAGCGCCGAAGACTATGACCGTATGATACAGCTTGCGGCTAATCATGGTAAGGTGCTTGATTGATGGATTATAAACGACTAATTGATAGGTTGCCATGCAGAACACCGATAAAGAACTGAAATTGTATTACTCCATTAGTGAGGTTGCCGGAATGTTTGATGTCAACGAATCTCTGCTCCGTTTTTGGGAGAAAGAGTTTCCGCAACTCCGGCCCAAGAAGGGGGGGCGTGGCATACGCCAGTACCGTAAGGAAGATATTGAGACGGTGAAGCTGATTTATCATCTGGTCAAGGAGCGCGGAATGACATTGCCCGGTGCGCGTCAGCGCATGAAAGACAATAAAGAAGCCACTCTCCGGAACTTTGAAATCGTAGAACGGTTGAGAAGCATTCGTGAAGAGCTTACCGGCATGAAGGAAGCTCTCGATGCTTTTACTTATGAAGATGTAGAGGCATTGAAAGAGAACCTGATGAAAGAGCATCCATAAAGAACTACCCTTCTATTCTCGTCACTTGCTTGATGTTCTGTATCAGCTTCAGGTTGTTGCAGATGCTGCGTACATCGTCTACGTCATGTACGTAGAGTTGTATCTTACCTTCAAATATACCGTCAGTGGTTTCTATGGTCAGTTTACGGATGTTCACGTTCAGCTGGCGGGAGATGACTTGCGTCACTTCATTCAGCAATCCCATGCTGTCAATACCTTTCAAATAGATAGTTACAAGGAATGAAAGCTCTTTGTGAGTGTCCCATTCGGTTGCGATGATGCGGTTGCCGTAACTGCTTTTGAGACGTGCGGCTACCGGGCATTGGCGTTTATGGATAATCACCCGGTTCTGTTCGTCGATGTACCCCAGCACATCGTCACCGGGAATGGGGTGACAGCAATCCGCCATGATATAGTTCTTTTGGATGGTTTCTTCCGTCAGTTTCAATATCTGCTTGGTATTGATTTTCTCTTGCGGGGCTTTTTCTTCGGGTTGTTCCTTGGCATCCTTGCTGTCTTTGTTGCCGAAAGAGAAAGTCAGGAACTTCTTCCAGTTGGTGCTCTGTTTCTCCTTGAATGCATTTTTATCCGCATCGCCCAATACGAGCTTCTTGCTGCCGACGGCGACGAGCAGTTCGTCTCGGGTATGGAAATTGTGCAGACGGGTGAGCTTGTCCAATGCTCCGTCGTCCATGCGTATATCTTCATTCTTGAAGAATTCGGAAAGGATTGTTTCACCTTGCTTTTGATTGGCTTTGGCTTCCTTGCGCAGGATAGATGCGATTTTGGCGCGTGCGCGTGCAGTGGTGGCATACACTTCCCATTCCGGTTGTACGCGTTGTGATTTGGAAGTCAGAATTTCTACCTGGTCACCGCTCTGCAGTTTGTGGCTGAGAGGTACGAGTTTGTGGTTCACTTTGGCGCCGATGCAGTGGCTGCCGATGTCTGTGTGCAGGGAGAAAGCAAAATCCAGCGCTGTCGAATTCTGCGGCATGGTCTTGATTTCACCTTTCGGGGTAAACACAAATATTTCCGATGCGAACAGGTTCAGTTTGATAGTGTCCAGAAAATCAATGGCATCCGGTTGGGGGTCATCGAGTATTTCCTTGATAGTGCGCAACCATTTCTCCAATTCTCCTTCATCTTCGCTGCCGCCGCCTTCTTTGTATTTCCAGTGGGCGGCAAACCCTTGTTCGGCAACGTCGTTCATGCGTTCGCTGCGGATCTGGACTTCAATCCATTGTCCGTTGTTGCCCATGAGGGTAACGTGCAGGGCTTGGTAACCGTTGGCTTTCGGATGGCTCACCCAGTCACGCAGGCGGTCGGGATGAGGTTTGTATATTTTGGATATGGATACGTAGATGTTGAAGCAGTCGTTCAGTTCTTCCTCCATGTTGCGAGGCTCGAAGATGATGCGTACGGCAAGCAGGTCATAGATTTCCTCGAACGGCACATGCTTGGTTTGCATCTTGTTCCAGATGGAGTAAATGGATTTGACGCGGGCAAGAATGCGGTATTTCAATCCCATTTTGTCCAGTTGGGCGCGTATCG from the Bacteroides eggerthii genome contains:
- a CDS encoding MBOAT family O-acyltransferase, producing the protein MLFNSFEFLLFLPIVFLLYWFVFKRLKWQNLFLVVASYVFYGWWDWRFLILIALTTLFSYVSGRLIARYEGQQKRQKALSAINIVLNLSILGVFKYYNFFAENFAALFGNIGWQIDWVTLDILLPVGISFYTFQALSYSIDVYQKKLPVCKDIIAFFAYISFFPQLVAGPIERATNLLPQFYKSHTFNYAQAVDGCRQILWGFFKKMVVADNCATAVNLIWGNYTDQSGFTLLMGGFLFTLQIYGDFSGYSDIAIGTARLFGINLMRNFSFPYFSRDIAEFWRRWHISLTTWFRDYIYIPLGGSRCARWKVMRNTLIIFLVSGLWHGANWTFIMWGVYHALLFFPLMLLGKNRKHTNNVAAGRLLPSMKEFVQILFTFLLVLIGWIIFRAENIKQAWDYLSRMCSPSLLDLHLQYGKKALLYTFVLLMVEWLQRDKQHALQIEGTGILKYRGIRWGIYILLALFTLVFAGTQAEFIYFQF
- the alaS gene encoding alanine--tRNA ligase; its protein translation is MLTANEIRDSFKSFFESKGHQIVPSAPMVIKDDPTLMFTNAGMNQFKDIILGNHPAKYKRVADSQKCLRVSGKHNDLEEVGHDTYHHTMFEMLGNWSFGDYFKKEAISWAWEYLVDVLKLDPKDLYATVFEGSPEEGLERDNEAASYWEQFLPKDHILNGNKHDNFWEMGDTGPCGPCSEIHVDSRSEEEKAKVPGSQLVNKDHPQVIEIWNLVFMQFNRKADGSLEGLPAKVIDTGMGFERLVRTLQGKTSNYDTDVFQPILKAIGDMAGTTYGVNEQQDIAMRVIADHIRTIAFSITDGQLPSNAKAGYVIRRILRRAVRYGYTFLGQKQAFMYKLLPVLIENMGGAYPELNVQKELIAKVIKEEEDSFLRTLETGIRLLDKTMADAKAAGKTEISGKDAFTLYDTFGFPLDLTELILRENDMTADIKEFDAEMQQQKQRARNAAAVETGDWITLQEGTTEFVGYDYTEYETSILRYRQIKQKNQTLYQIVLDKTPFYAESGGQVGDTGVLVNEFETIEVIDTKKENNLPIHITKKLPEHLEAPMMACVDTDKRAACAANHSATHLLDAALREVLGDHVEQKGSLVNSDSLRFDFSHFQKVTDEEIRQVEHIVNAKIRANIPLKEYRNIPIEEAKELGAIALFGEKYGDHVRVIQFGSSIEFCGGTHVAATGNIGMMKIVSESSVAAGVRRIEAYTGARVEEMLDTFQDTMRDLKALFNNAPDLSGAIRKYIEENAGLKKQVEDFMKEKEAQLKEKLLQNIQEINGVKVIKFCAAMIPADAIKNIAFQLRGEITENLFFVAGTVFEGKPMLTVMLSDNLVAGGLKAGNLVKEAAKLIQGGGGGQPHFATAGGKNPDGLSAAVDKVIELAGL
- a CDS encoding M23 family metallopeptidase, with the protein product MRKVYYIYNPRTQTYDRIYPTVRQRALSILRRLFFGMGLGAGSFIVLLLIFGSPSEKELRKENSQLKAQYNVLSRRMDEAMGVLQDVQQRDDNLYRVIFQADPVPSAIRKAGYGGTNRYEHLMDMANSDLVVNTTQKMDMLTKQLYIQSRSFDDVVEMCKNHDEMLRCIPAIQPISNKDLRKTASGYGTRIDPIYGTTKFHAGMDFSAHPGTEVYATGDGTVVKMGWETGYGNLIIVDHGFGYQTWYAHLQGFRTKLGKRVVRGEVIGEVGSTGKSTGPHLHYEVHVKGQVVNPVNYYFMDLSAEDYDRMIQLAANHGKVLD
- a CDS encoding MerR family transcriptional regulator; its protein translation is MQNTDKELKLYYSISEVAGMFDVNESLLRFWEKEFPQLRPKKGGRGIRQYRKEDIETVKLIYHLVKERGMTLPGARQRMKDNKEATLRNFEIVERLRSIREELTGMKEALDAFTYEDVEALKENLMKEHP
- a CDS encoding RelA/SpoT family protein → MEENVSQKEKEKAEEEMIEQAFQELLNDYLATKHRKRVEIITKAFNFANQAHKGIKRRSGEPYIMHPIAVAKIVCNEIGLGSTSICSALLHDVVEDTDYTVEDIENIFGPKIAQIVDGLTKISGGIFGDRASAQAENFKKLLLTMSDDIRVILIKIADRLHNMRTLGSMLPNKQFKIAGETLYIYAPLANRLGLYKIKTELENLSFRYEHPEEYREIEEKLAATAVERDKVFKEFTTPIRAQLDKMGLKYRILARVKSIYSIWNKMQTKHVPFEEIYDLLAVRIIFEPRNMEEELNDCFNIYVSISKIYKPHPDRLRDWVSHPKANGYQALHVTLMGNNGQWIEVQIRSERMNDVAEQGFAAHWKYKEGGGSEDEGELEKWLRTIKEILDDPQPDAIDFLDTIKLNLFASEIFVFTPKGEIKTMPQNSTALDFAFSLHTDIGSHCIGAKVNHKLVPLSHKLQSGDQVEILTSKSQRVQPEWEVYATTARARAKIASILRKEAKANQKQGETILSEFFKNEDIRMDDGALDKLTRLHNFHTRDELLVAVGSKKLVLGDADKNAFKEKQSTNWKKFLTFSFGNKDSKDAKEQPEEKAPQEKINTKQILKLTEETIQKNYIMADCCHPIPGDDVLGYIDEQNRVIIHKRQCPVAARLKSSYGNRIIATEWDTHKELSFLVTIYLKGIDSMGLLNEVTQVISRQLNVNIRKLTIETTDGIFEGKIQLYVHDVDDVRSICNNLKLIQNIKQVTRIEG